Proteins found in one Triticum aestivum cultivar Chinese Spring chromosome 4D, IWGSC CS RefSeq v2.1, whole genome shotgun sequence genomic segment:
- the LOC123100761 gene encoding uncharacterized protein, protein MGHHVRRLVLVLLFAAAAMATSEVETTPPIPDQIVLPPLPSPADIPVTPPCLKSISVCALVYQDPSQLAPCCVAVKKLFGSDPECICNGIAEAQKVAKQSGLNYTVDGQEMFRRCEMPLTSCDPEKPGSRSIGNGAPTTRSFGVFQILLVIPLFFMM, encoded by the exons ATGGGTCACCACGTCCGCCGATTAGTCCTGGTGCTCCTCTTCGCTGCCGCGGCCATGGCGACTAGCGAAGTGGAGACGACGCCACCGATCCCGGACCAGATAGTCCTCCCGCCACTCCCGTCGCCGGCCGACATCCCGGTCACGCCGCCGTGTCTGAAGAGCATATCCGTGTGCGCACTCGTCTACCAGGACCCCTCCCAGCTGGCACCGTGCTGCGTCGCCGTCAAGAAGCTCTTCGGCAGCGACCCGGAGTGCATCTGCAACGGAATCGCTGAGGCTCAGAAGGTCGCAAAGCAGTCCGGCCTCAACTACACCGTCGACGGCCAGGAGATGTTTCGCCGGTGCGAGATGCCTCTCACCAGCTGCGACCCCGAAAAACCAG GATCACGAAGCATTGGAAATGGAGCCCCTACTACGAGGTCCTTTGGTGTCTTTCAGATCCTACTTGTCATCCCATTATTCTTCATGATGTAA